The sequence tatatacatatatttatatagtgacgaaagtcttacatatttCGTTCAGTTTAAAGGCCTTGTTTCAATTGACTATTTCAACATACTTAAGTGCATGTTCTATCCACAATTTTAGATCtaccaatttaatttttttttcttaaccctaTAAAAATGTATATTGCTCACTGATAAATTCTGCTGCATTAAATTTGCGACACAAATATTTGAACGTCGCGATTTGTTTTGATTTTAAacgatagattttatttttatttcaaggttTCAATGAATACAGCTTTCATATGTAATACTGTAATTGCGGGACGACCCAATTACTAATAGTGACCCAAGAAACAaaaattgtacagttggacaccggaATTCCCGGTACACCTCCCTTTGCGGAAATTCATCCTGTACTACCCTTACTGCGCGATGTGCtcttgtgtttagccccgcccaccacctatgcCATCTCTACTACACTATCAGTTCGTTTACTTTCCGTGAGGTAAGGGTGTAACAAGGTGCACTGCTTCGGAAGGATGTGTGCCAGGGAGTCCTATGTCCTACTCTACCTTTATAtatttgatcgacagaaggtgactgtttatAGATGACATTTTGATAGCGAGTGAgcctgttgaggaacacatgcagttgcttgaggcagtgttgagacgGCTAATAGAAgtaggtgtgaaagttaagcttgagaagtgtgcgtggttggccagggaggtggaatttcttgggcatatgGTGAGTGAATCAgctataaggaagagtgataagtttgtgaataaggtgagagaatttccacgtccccggactgtgcgtgagttgcgaggttttcttggtttggttgagtttggtcgcaagtttgttagagattgttcgggTATAGAGAAGCCTCTGAATGAATTGACAGGTAAgaggaatagtacgaagttaaaataGGATGATCAGATGATAGAATCGTTTGGAAGGTTGAAAGAAAAGGCGGCGAAAGACTTCACTTTGGTATTTCCAGACTAAAGCgagaatgcgaatatgctagagttgtacacggatgcgagtggggttagtatgggtggttgtttagcTCGAATGCAAGAAGCAAATGGAGAAGAGcagttgagagtaatagcgtatgttagtaaagcgtttaataaagatGAGTGTAAGTATTCGacaattgacagggaattggctgcaataagaTTTtgcgtgaaagcattgaaagtatttttgtatggtgtaaaatttattgtgcgtactgaccatcagcccctagtgtatatgattaggaaagagtgtgtgaatgcaagggttgctaggacaatagaggattggaattaatttgattttaggttagaatatgtaacGGGAAGtaaaaatgtgatagcagatgcgatgtcgagaatGCATGGTAGGATGGAAGATAATGAGAGTGATcgtaattctgaaaggttgcctgaaggtttagctATGGAACAAAGGTTTGAAGTGAAAGATATGTTATATAAATGTGTCTTATGTGGGTTGGGTGAGTTAATACAGAAGGGGTTAAATAGGAAAATGCCAGGTAGCGTAAATGAgattaaaagaagggtgatgaatgaggtatcgaaagaaatggtatataattattatcaaagatattaatggtggtaagtatgttgtacgGTGTAACTGTGTAtgtgtattttggatggaatcgaccaatggaatatagggcatataaggagaatgataggattcaatgtaatgaggagtattgcaaattgttgagtgagaagtaTAATGGTGAGAGTGAATTTAATGCAAGATATGGGGCTatggaggacagtgaatatgaagaTGAACATACTGGCGAAGTGAATGACAGAactgaaaggagagtaaatgtatgcatacatggtgtaaaaggaagaatgatgacatatatgaatataaatgagaaggaatattgtagtttaattgatacgggggCACAAGTGTTATTGGTAAATGTGTCGGTTATTAAaaaaattgagaggtacaattgagaagtgaaaagacagtgtacgagtgtgagaattcatgggataggtcagggaagtttacatgtttgggaagaagtgaggttgaaggtgaaactagggagtatggaagttaaacataattttattgtaatgggggaaaatgaaatgcctagttgttttttgataggaatcgATTTTTTAAGGTTGCATGATGTGTCAGTTGATATAGGTGAGGgtttgcttttgaagaatggctgtaagttaatagtaattgaggataatagcatatttatggcgaattttgttggcatgattgatattacaaagagtgaagatgatttattGACCAAAGAAGGGGTGGAAGAGATGCAAGATGAATGTTTGGAAattaataggttacgtgaatgtattttgaatGGTAGTAGGGTAGAAGAATGGCCGACTGATTTGGAACCgcataagaaagttgttaaaagatttattgtttgtaagaatattgtgtattttttgcataggggaatggatgaagatatatatgttcctgtatttccgatgcatgctgctataagtatgtgtatgttagtgcatgacagatatggacatatggggaagaataaattgtgggagtgcatgggagagagattgtttacgcctgAGTTGAGTCAAATTTGtggggatgtagcgactacttgtgaggattgtcagaaggggaagtatcagagcgTGCATGCAAGTTCACCCGTTTTGAGGTtgcgtatgaaagaaccatttgagatgtttgtgattgattgtgtttcattgcctgtgactgcgaggggacatgtgggaatgattattatggtagatcacatgagtaagtttCGTATGCAGTGCCTATCAAGAATAAAAGTAGTaaaactgtagcgagaatggtgAGTCAAGTGATGTTGCTGATGTGTGTGtctaagcctgcgaaaatgttaagtgataatggacctgagtttgttggatgggagtttgagcagatgttaagagaatggggtattgttcaggtgtattcgactccgtatatgccaagtgcgaatggtttggctgaaaggactgtaagaacattgactgaaattttgcggatgatgagtacatgtgataatgattggtatttatatgttgggcgtgtgTTGTGGGCATATAATGTGACAGTGCACAAGAGTACAGGTGTGTCactgtgtaagtttgtgttgaattttgaaaagataataagaccgaggttgagtgtgtccgagaatgatagagatgtttggaagaaagtgaatgagaggtttgtaagctataaagtgggagagaaagtgttaaaagaaataattaaaaagggaagaatgaatgttaataaggtgttagatgttggttctaatgggttgagttatgttttgggtaaagtatgtatggatggtagtgtggaaaaggttagggcacaccacaaccagttgcgtaaatggaaggaagtaccaggatatattcaggagaatgggatgaataaaagGCTGGAAATGAGTATGAACCCAGTATGCAAGAGAAGTTAGGACtcgaaaataaacaattagtggtacttgaatataggaaaaagaggcgctTGAATATTTTTAGtcaggagaaagtgcaagggaaatttataggtatgggtaggaatccgaatatgcatggcaagggtgtaaatgtacaagtgactATAGAAGATAAATGCGTTAACACAGATGAATCATGgccgagtatgaatgatacctatagggtgtgtggtttttcctttgatgatgtaaaagaaagtatgacgaatgcgagaatgagagataggagaatgataagtagtatgaatgaatcttttatcaaAGTAGctaatggttttgatgaaatggatgaattgttgacgaaaataagtgagattttagggccagatgatagggaggtagatgggatagtgcatgatatattagatgataggagtatagatgggaatGGGAATCAGACAATGAATGAtagtgatatggaagaagtgaatgagagagcatatgaaggcccagttactcgaagcagaggtcctgttcccgactgcgactgggttacgAAAGAAAATtgggtaagtgttgtgtaagacggatttggcaaagtaaggggggaggaatgttgaggattaatttttgttttatttctattttttgttgtttgccaaatccagagagagagagagagagtgtgtgtgtgtgtgtcagtgagcgagaggtagtgtattgattgtttgttgtgagaaagactgttggtataactgagattgtttgtttatgtttttagttaggttaggacagtggtgcatgtcttgggcaaatgcttattttgatttgactgcagctagaggcagttgtgtgaatgctacactattatcattattatatcatttcgaccagcgtggaagtgattacttatttcaacagccgtaattcctcctttggagaatcatttttttttttaatgttaatctttAGTTGATGACCTTGCCTGTAATCAACtgtgtttagactgctctattggattgctcaaccgttgatcacctggcctgtgtattttgattgatgatgataatgatgatgacgacgattatgaccaccattaattgactgttcagtccagttggaactgaatatagttccgtttgccacagattggtggttgTGCCGTGAAAGCCAATTCAGCTTTAGTGTAGACGACAAGTGTTGGtgtcaataaaatataatatataaacatacaaattttggtgttggtgtgcggtgtaattttaagtttgttagggtttgtggtttatttgaatggtgttagtttattgtatgtttagtctccaagtttatgattaggtttagtttgtaagaaatagtttaagTGTGATAAATTTGGTTAATGAATTATTTTTagcttgtaagaaatatagtattaaggttatgttttgtttttatgtcctttttgtctaagagtccagtttaggataacgtaaggggaaagtttgtgttgcggagacaatagTCTGTTTGGTGTGATCAAGGGTGCGGGGGTTGTTCTTGTAACATCCCACCACACCTACACTATCAGTTCGTTTACTTTCCGTGAGGTAAGGGTGTAACGATGTGCGCCAGGGACTTCTATGTCCTACTGTACCTTTATATATCCCATTCTTGGATTTCCCTTATGGGCTTGCTATCTTTGAGATATGGCAAGTTTCACTATTCCATCTTTGAGATATGGCAAGTTTCACTATTCCATCTTAGAGATAATGCAAATTTCACTATTCCATCTTAGAGATAATGCAAATTTCACTATTCCATCTTAGAGATAATGCAAATTTCACTATTCCTTCTTAGGGCTATGGCAAATTTCACTATTCCATCTTAGAGATATGGCAAATTTCACTATTCCATCTTAGAGATATGGCAAATTTCACTATTCCATCTTAAAGATATGGCAAATTTCACTATTCCTTCTTAGGGCTATGGCAAATTTCAATATTCCATCTTAGAGATATGGCAAATTTCACTATTCCATCTTAAAGATATGGCAAATTTCACTATTCCATCTTAGAGATATGGCAAATTTCACTATTCCATCTTAGAGATATGGCAAATTTCACTATTCCATCTTAGAGATATGGCAAATTTCACTATTCCATCTTAGAGATATGGCAAATTTCACTATTCCATCTTAGAGATATGGCAAATTTCACTATTCCATCTTAGAGATATGGCAAATTTCACTATTCCATCTTAGAGATATGGTAAATTTCACTATTCCATCTTAGAGATATGGCAAATTTCACCATTCCATCTTAGAGATATGGCAAATTTCACTATTCCATCTTAAAGATATGGCAAATTTCACCATTCCATCTTAGAGATATGGCAAATTTCTACTACATGAGACGATGGTCCGTTAGTAGCAGACAGTATTAAGTGAACGTTACCTTTGTAGAATCTTTTCGAGCGTGAtcgttatttaattatttcttaagAATCATTAGTTCCTCAGCTCAATCTGGTGTTTTTGGGGGGTTTTATTTCAGTTGCCAATGGCACATTCTCATCCATATAACAattcttaacacaaaataaacccTTTACTGAACTCAAGTTCACCTCTAACGTTAATTCAAAATCTCATCCTTACAGGGTAAAAGATTCCTCAAGAATCACAAATACTCAAATGAAAATGGTGAGTAGTTGATTTGTCTGTTTATAtgttagctgctctctctctctctctctctctctctctctctctctctctctctctctctctctctctctctctctctctctctctctctctctctctctttccttttcagATGTGCATTTGTATACCTGTTCTTAAATGGGAAGTTACCAGTGAAACAAATAAGACTGAGATCTGGATACTgagaatatatatcgatatatatttacgtatgtttgATTTTGTTAGTCACATTGTGGCCTATCTTGCTTAAAATGCCACAATTGTTAACATCCCCTGAATAATGAATAACTACTTGATTTGATTTGATATACTGAAAAATTCCATCCGGATTTTTCCACTTGAATATTTCCAATATGATAAATATAGAAAATGATTAGAGTTAAGCACAAACAAGTGCAAGTGTAAAGCAAGTGGGCAGCATCTGTTGCTTTATCTTCATGTTGATGACCCCAAAATGATATTGGCTGGTTTTATTGTTTTGGTTGATTTAATGAAtttttcatccattgtttttgtcAAGTATATATtgatttgtattgtttatatatatatatatatatatatatatatatatatatatatatatatatatatatatatatatagagagagagagagagagagagagagagagagagagagagagagagaatttttcaatcATTGTTTTTGTCAAGTTTATATtgatttgtattgtttatataacgagagagagagagagagagagagagagagagagagagagagagagagagagagagagagagagagggggggggatttttcAATCATTGTTTTTGTCAAGTATATATTGATTTGTAATgtttatataacgagagagagagagagagagagagagagagagagagagagagagagagagagagagagagagagagagagagagagagaatttttcaatcATTGTTTTTGTCAAGTATATATTAATTTGTAATgtttatataacgagagagagagagagagagagagagagagagagagagagagagagagagagagagagagagagagagagagagatttttcatccattgtttttgtcAAGTATATATTGATTTGCAATGTTTAtataacgggagagagagagagagagagagagagagagagagagagagagagagagagagagagagagagagagagagagaatttttcaatcATTGTTTTTGTCAAGTATATATTGATTTGTAATGTTTATATAACGagaagagagagacgagagagagagagagagagagagagagagagagagagagagagagagagagagagagagagagagatttcatccattgtttttgtcAAGTATATATTGGTTTGCAATGTTTAtataacgggagagagagagagagagagagagagagagagagagagaggagagagagagagagagagagagagagagagagagagagagaatttttcaatcATTGTTTTTGTCAAGTATATATTGATTTGTAATgtttatataacgagagagagagagagagagagaggagagagagagagagagagagagagagagagagagagagagagagagatttcatccattgtttttgtcAAGTATATATTGATTTGCAATGTTTAtataacgggagagagagagagagagagagagagagagagagagagagagagagagagagagagagagagagagagagagagagagagagagagagagagaatttttcaatcATTGTTTTTGTCAAGTATATATTGATTTGTAATgtttatataacgagagagagagagagagagagagagagagagagagagagagagagagagagagagagagatttcatccattgtttttgtcAAGTATATATTGATTTGCAATGTTTAtataacgggagagagagagagagagagagagagagagagagagagagagagagagagagagagagagagagagagagagagagagaatttttcaatcATTGTTTTTGTCAAGTATATATTGATTTGTAATGTttatagaacgagagagagagagagagagagagagagagagagagagagagagagagagagatatttcatccattgtttttgtcaagtatatattaatttgtaatgtttatataacgagagagagagagagagagagagagagagagtgagagagagagagagagagagagagagagagagagagagagagagagagagagagagagatttttcatccattgtttttgtcAAGTATATATTGATTTGTAATGTttatagaacgagagagagagagagagagagagagagagagagagagagagagagagagagagagatatttcatccattgtttttgtcaagtatatattaatttgtaatgtttatataacgagagagagagagagagagagagagagagagagagatttttcatccattgtttttgtcAAGTATTTATTGATTTGTAATgtttatataacgagagagagagagagagagagagagagaggagagagagagagagagagagagagatttttcatccattgtttttgtcAAGTATTTATTGATTTGTAATGTTTatagaacgaagagagagagagagagagagagagagagagagagagagagagagagagagagagagagagatttttcatccattgtttttgtcAAGTATATATTGATTTGTAATGTTTAaataacgggagagagagagagagagagagagagagagagagagagagagagagagagagagagagagagagagatgtgccatTTGGTTATGTAAATTAGATAAAGTATCACCAATTTGCCCCTCTACGTTCATGACTTGAAAGAATGGagttatattttacacattgctctgTAACAAAAATGACTTTGAAGTAAGTTGAATTTTAAAAAGATCAATTGGTGTTACATTCATGTTGGAGATTTACTCAACAGTTTTATAAGAGGTTGTATTACCGATTTTGAATTACGTCGCCTAGAAGAATTCATTTGAATTACCGCCCCCATCAGTTATACCATGCTAAGTTACAGATCTCGTATGTCCAATAATTTTCAGACAAAACTGGGTGAGCAGTTGTGGAAGCGAATACAAACTGGACAAATTTATCTATGGACTTTAGTCTTGTGTTTATCCTTCGTAACATTGATGTGGTTTTATACCCTGAATTCCGCGAAGTCCTTCCAAAGGCCCCCTCCGAGACCTCTGGATCCGAGACAGAAGGTCTTCGAGAAAGCTGTTGCTTCGAGCTCTTCACCCCCACCTGCGAAGATATCCTCCAGGATCCAGCATCCATATTACTTTCAGGAATGTTATACCTATGAAGGTATTAGGGCAACCTTCACCTGCACCGATTCCCATTCGTTTAGGAATTTCTCGTATCCGAACATTTTGGAATGTGCCTCGAATCTTTGGGAAGTTATTAGGtgaaatattttgcattttatgcTCAATTGTTTGatatttccataattattcttgttttttgTTGTGTTATATTTGACGTTTCGATACTGTTCTCATTGGATGTACCCTAAGTCGATCAATTTCACTCCTCAGGAACAAAAGCATTCAATTGTTTGATATTTCCATAATTATTCTCCTTGTTTTTTGTTGTGTTATATTTGACGTTTCGATACTGTTCTCATTGGATGTACCCTAAAGTCGATCAATTTCACTCCTCAGGAACAAAAGCATTCCCAACCCGTGGGAGCCTGAGGCTCCTCCATCTTCCTCCTCACGCCCTCCACCATCAGCAGTAGATCCTGCCACTATCTCAAAGAGACCAGCTGTGCATTTAGTCATGACAGGGGATTCCCATATAAGAAACGTCTTTGAGGTCTTCCTGCGACGCTTGGTCAATCCGCGCGTCAAGTACCACATTGCTGGTATGAAACCGGTAAGTAATTTCCtgttgaccttttgacctttttaTTACGGCATTAGTCTACTTGACTGAATCAATATAGAATATGATTGAAGATTGTAATCTTTATCTTTCTGATGAGACTGACTGGTCTGTGGTCTGTGGTCTGTTAGTCTGTTAGTCTGAGTCATCTTATCGTACCTTGTCTCCGCTTCCACatcatatgcacacaaacatatgtgtatatatatatatatatatatatatatatatatatatatatatatatatatatatatatatatatatatataatatatacacacatatatatgtatatatatatatatatatatatatatatatatatatatatatatatatatatatatatatatatatatatataatgtgggtgtacattatatataatgtatatatgcactcatatatatatatatatatatatatatatatatatatatatatatatatatatatatataatgtgggtgtacattatatataatgtatatatgcactcatatatatatatatatatatatatatatatatatatatatatatataatgtgggtgtatattatatatataatatatatatacactcatatatatgtatatatataaatatatatatatatatatttatatatatatatatatattatatatatatatatatattatatatatatatatatatatacacatatatatataatgtgggtgtatataatatatacatatatggatacagATAGCCAcgcatataaattatttacatacatacaatacataaggaaaaaaataacaaaggGAAAATTAGAACATAAGAATGAATCCTGACTATTTCCTTCTTACTTCTTCAAGAACAATTATTTCTTCTGATATAATATTACATTGTATACGATACAGTGAAAGTAAGAACATACGATAGTTTTAATTGTAGAACGATGTGTCAGAAGAAAAAAAACTACTTCGGACCCACACTATCAGGTGTTTCATTGTAAACACTTGCGAGTTTTGCTCCTAACACATGGCTTGCTTTTCTAATAAGTTTTTCCAACGAACTTCTGttcgtctttcttttttttttttttttttttttttgtttcactgtACTATGTATAATGTAAAaatctctctcatttttatatattcatttccctATGGTTCGTTTTCATATGAACCACACGATTAGCTGTGagttttatgtacacacacatgtatatatatatattatatatatatatatatatatatatatatatatatatatatatactgtatatatatatatatatatgtatatatatatatatatatatatatatatatatatatatatatatatattgtaaaacgaaactagtcaggattcacttccCATTatagtcaggttatggcctaactaggaaggagaAGGGGGCAGAGAGATTTTGACCAGGGaaggagaaaatctcacctacctatggccaggaaagatagcctacaaaTAGGCACACTAGCAGGCACAAGGATAAGGGAAGAAGGGGttgtggtgatgggagactcagaaaatggtgaggcagcatgacaggaaggcccaataacgacattagaacagcaatagtgttccaaggggtctgccgtgatagggcacagaggacaaggccttacaaccaggcatagcctactaaagactaagagagaagcctaaaaatggttaaggcgacacaaggggGTCTAATAGTCAGCATCAGAAGAGGGGGTAAagagttccaatgggtaaacatataTAGACTCAGAGAACAGGATCCCAAGACCTCTgccgcctcgccaaacatataggctaagtggaaagtgaaaacagtcaccctagggcgactgaaaacactatccaactcccaaaaggaaccttcaagactgcagctccccgcTGTGATgaatcgacagcatgggaggatagacagcctcacccaaccagtaagGTAAGGGGAAAGAGGGGGATGGTACGGGAGTGAATATTTACCAGGCATGTCTGCCGGCTAGGCTAGGCTAAGTTAAtactgataaaaaacacacaagaaacaccaaggaaggatgggggggttaccataaacataccacaccttAAAAGAATAGTGTAACACATATTCCTACGGTAATATGACTAAATAATTAATCTTTCTGAGTGATTTCGTAACATGATGCAATGGCGCCAACCGCATGCTGGCCTcggaacaataaaagcatgcaaatcaGATAAGACACTGGGTagagacgcgaaattctccaacacacgaaaaaggggtactcaacttagtcgatgaggaataaGCTGAAGCATCCTGGATTGAAAATCACTCAAAAAGACTAGACAAACAGGCAGAAAGTCTCCAAGCGACCTTCAAAGATGGCAACTGCAAAGGGGAATGGTTCAATAGAAAACGTGTTACTTGTAGAGcatattgagatcgggagttgtaacggctctcttgcccaaTGTATCTTACCCTTACCCTATCCTTTGAGACAAGTTtatctctattcggggaaggataaccatggcttgtcaTTAACATGTCCCTGATTGATACACAATATCTCACGGGATATTCACTCCAGAGGTTAGAACTCCGTTGATAgatctaaggtaaaatttctctggtatatcactcgcagaaatatcccaagtagaagctgccaatgagtaactttcatcaggacgacatggcttgagcgtaaatatatatatatatatatatatatatatatatatatatatatatatatatatatatatatatatatatatatatatgtatatatatatatatatatatatatatatatatatatatatacatatatatatatataacatgtatacacAAAAGttcacacccgcacacacacacacacacacacacatatatatatatatatatatatatatatatatatatatatatatatatatatatatatatatatatatacatatatatatatacatatatatagatgtataatatatatatatatatatatatatatatatatatatatatatatatatatatatatatatatatatatatatcttatatatatatattcatatttatcattCTAGGATGAATGGAAGGATTCTGCTCGTCTTTTTGCAACCTGGCAACCTGATCCTCATCAATATTTCCATGAACTTATCCATCTGGACGTTCCCTTGAAGATCAGCTTCCATTGGGATCCTTTCCTCAGGGACCTGCCTAAGCGTTTGTCTGACTGGATGGCAGGGAAGGAAAGCAAACCAACTCACTTGCTCATAGGTGAGGGATATATTCTGTTGTCTtcgttttcaaatattttcttttgtagGCTATTTATGGAGTCTTATTTGTTCCACCAATAAcccaaattttaaacaaaatatttatgaGTTGTTGCtttactactatgcatttcagggccgtttcaaattgattttcgttgataaaatcctaccaaaacatctgatatgggtcacattttggaaataggtatttgaagccacagcctaattggcaaaaatatgcagtaatgtctaatgttaataataaaggcacttaccagagtaaatataagaaatt is a genomic window of Palaemon carinicauda isolate YSFRI2023 chromosome 39, ASM3689809v2, whole genome shotgun sequence containing:
- the LOC137630875 gene encoding uncharacterized protein, whose product is MKMTKLGEQLWKRIQTGQIYLWTLVLCLSFVTLMWFYTLNSAKSFQRPPPRPLDPRQKVFEKAVASSSSPPPAKISSRIQHPYYFQECYTYEGIRATFTCTDSHSFRNFSYPNILECASNLWEVIRNKSIPNPWEPEAPPSSSSRPPPSAVDPATISKRPAVHLVMTGDSHIRNVFEVFLRRLVNPRVKYHIAGMKPDEWKDSARLFATWQPDPHQYFHELIHLDVPLKISFHWDPFLRDLPKRLSDWMAGKESKPTHLLIGTTLHYMRETKDIYVTKGAKEASLSFYNHLKTISPQLEQFSRTTEVVYKLQDHLREHPTNNIESPQNIDLYNQIAKDLLPKSPSFIVWNSTIPLSDLYSEFCRAKEAVLPKTFQWRCYDAKHLGYVMIDQYLDMYLNDICSGL